The Clostridiales bacterium genome has a segment encoding these proteins:
- a CDS encoding DUF3360 family protein, with protein sequence MVEEGTYRNLHRPESSFATRDEYLENELKTMRPKRWALNLPMRDFNFEVEDIVPAISGTIGKIVMVTAIVSAFAAGFGLTPEFVVENVRFEMLIAALLFVIPVSGFLNPRVNLPGSHGPMLPLIGLIALAGGHPLALGVMVGVFGLMLGLMKGGSRLVNLTGIGVRGGLLVFLGLTGLLGQIDALRAWAKPLGLELVFLVVIFVTIILYTYLARIGKRWMAIPLCSFFAVTVALSMGAPFEFKTSPGIPNLNPFYWWGEGTGWMLGMPDLGHFIAVLPFAILAIAMWPPDFLSHRIFQEVNYPKGSEKVFMHVDDTMVVCSVR encoded by the coding sequence GTGGTAGAAGAGGGCACATATAGGAATCTTCATAGACCGGAGAGTTCATTCGCGACGAGGGATGAATACCTGGAGAATGAACTGAAGACAATGAGACCCAAGCGATGGGCTCTCAACCTTCCGATGCGAGACTTCAATTTCGAAGTCGAGGATATCGTCCCTGCGATATCCGGGACGATCGGGAAGATCGTCATGGTGACGGCGATCGTCTCAGCATTCGCAGCCGGCTTTGGTCTTACGCCGGAGTTCGTGGTGGAGAACGTAAGATTCGAGATGCTGATCGCGGCGCTGCTCTTCGTCATTCCCGTCAGCGGATTTCTGAATCCACGGGTGAATCTTCCGGGAAGCCATGGACCGATGCTCCCACTGATCGGACTCATCGCTCTTGCCGGGGGCCATCCTCTTGCTCTTGGTGTGATGGTCGGGGTATTCGGGCTGATGCTTGGATTGATGAAGGGTGGGTCAAGACTAGTAAACCTGACTGGAATCGGCGTGCGTGGGGGGCTGCTTGTGTTCTTGGGATTGACAGGGTTGCTAGGACAGATAGACGCGTTGAGGGCATGGGCAAAACCACTCGGCCTTGAGCTGGTATTTCTCGTCGTCATATTCGTGACGATCATCCTATACACGTACCTGGCAAGAATAGGTAAGAGATGGATGGCGATACCCTTGTGCTCGTTCTTTGCGGTCACTGTCGCACTGTCTATGGGTGCGCCCTTTGAATTCAAGACCTCGCCAGGCATTCCGAACCTGAATCCGTTCTACTGGTGGGGAGAGGGTACCGGATGGATGCTGGGGATGCCGGACCTTGGACATTTCATCGCAGTATTGCCGTTTGCCATACTTGCGATCGCCATGTGGCCCCCGGACTTCCTGAGTCACCGCATCTTCCAGGAAGTGAACTATCCAAAGGGATCAGAGAAAGTGTTCATGCACGTCGACGACACGATGGTCGTCTGCTCTGTGCGGC